The Desulfarculaceae bacterium genome window below encodes:
- a CDS encoding DUF1015 domain-containing protein yields MPVVAPFRALRYNPDKVPSLTQVVTPPYDVINSAQQESYYAADPHNIIRVELNKKRDSDREGDNRYSRSAEHFKAWQEEGALIREEVPCFYLAETAYTDSEGNQRVRRGFFTLLQVTDTHERKVLPHEQTFTAHKEDRFQLTKAVEANISPIFALYPDDLNEVMNTLEAAKDPEPVADFVDPMGLPQRVFRVSDPAACTMVKQMMADKVIFIADGHHRYETAINYRNYMREQHPEAGPDAIWNYTLTYLCSMSDPGLTVFACHRLLPRLDGFGAEDFLALAKPYFEVRELTLSGKTDEDKAHIIESLAELDGKNNSLGLISHDSDKAYLLTLKQGVMEAEMGPDVQPPLSNLDVVVLTQLVLEKILGLDNAARDQEHTIHYLADMAHVLETVKSGKAHLAFLLNPTKVSQVQDVAEAGLVMPRKATYFYPKVLTGLVINPLVPGEKAEDCGS; encoded by the coding sequence ATGCCTGTGGTGGCTCCCTTTCGAGCCTTGCGCTACAATCCCGACAAGGTGCCCAGCTTGACCCAAGTGGTCACTCCGCCCTACGACGTGATCAACTCCGCCCAGCAGGAGTCCTATTACGCCGCCGACCCGCATAACATCATCCGCGTCGAGCTGAACAAGAAGCGCGACAGCGACAGGGAAGGCGACAACCGCTACTCCCGCTCGGCCGAGCACTTCAAGGCCTGGCAGGAAGAGGGCGCGCTCATCCGCGAAGAGGTGCCCTGCTTCTATTTGGCCGAGACCGCCTACACCGACTCCGAGGGCAACCAGCGGGTGCGGCGGGGCTTCTTCACCCTGCTCCAGGTGACCGACACCCACGAGCGCAAGGTGCTGCCTCACGAGCAGACCTTCACCGCCCACAAGGAAGACCGCTTCCAGCTCACCAAGGCGGTCGAAGCCAACATCTCGCCCATCTTCGCGCTCTACCCCGACGACTTGAACGAGGTGATGAACACCCTGGAGGCGGCCAAGGACCCGGAGCCGGTGGCTGACTTCGTGGACCCCATGGGCCTGCCCCAGCGGGTCTTCCGGGTCTCCGACCCCGCCGCCTGCACCATGGTCAAGCAAATGATGGCCGACAAGGTGATCTTCATCGCCGACGGCCACCACCGCTACGAGACCGCCATCAACTACCGCAATTACATGCGTGAGCAGCACCCCGAGGCCGGTCCCGACGCCATCTGGAACTACACCCTGACCTACCTCTGCTCCATGAGCGACCCGGGCCTCACCGTGTTCGCCTGCCACCGCCTGCTGCCCCGTTTGGACGGCTTCGGCGCGGAGGACTTCCTGGCCCTGGCCAAGCCCTACTTCGAGGTGCGCGAGCTGACCCTCAGCGGCAAGACCGACGAGGACAAGGCCCACATCATCGAGTCCCTGGCCGAGCTGGACGGCAAGAACAACAGCCTGGGCCTGATCTCCCACGACAGCGACAAGGCCTATCTGCTCACCCTCAAGCAGGGGGTGATGGAGGCCGAGATGGGGCCGGACGTGCAGCCCCCCCTGAGCAATTTGGACGTGGTGGTGCTCACCCAACTGGTGCTGGAAAAGATCCTGGGCCTGGACAACGCGGCCCGCGACCAGGAGCACACCATCCACTACCTGGCCGACATGGCCCACGTGTTGGAGACGGTGAAAAGCGGCAAGGCCCATCTGGCCTTTTTGCTCAACCCCACCAAGGTGTCCCAGGTGCAGGACGTGGCCGAGGCCGGGCTGGTCATGCCCCGCAAGGCCACCTATTTCTACCCCAAGGTGCTCACCGGCCTGGTGATCAACCCTCTCGTCCCCGGCGAGAAGGCCGAGGACTGCGGGAGCTAG
- a CDS encoding ferredoxin:thioredoxin reductase, whose protein sequence is MSPQELYEMLKKVQEPKGYFFNQDMDRTMQLMEGLLLNKERYGYMCCPCRLASGDRAKDADIICPCVYREPDVAEFGSCYCNLYVTEAWNRGEEAQEYVPERRPADKMPY, encoded by the coding sequence ATGAGCCCGCAAGAGCTCTATGAAATGCTCAAGAAGGTCCAGGAGCCCAAGGGGTATTTCTTCAACCAGGACATGGACCGCACCATGCAGCTCATGGAGGGCCTGCTCTTGAACAAAGAGCGCTACGGCTACATGTGCTGCCCCTGCCGCCTGGCCTCGGGCGACCGCGCCAAGGATGCGGACATCATTTGTCCCTGCGTCTATCGCGAGCCCGACGTGGCCGAGTTCGGCTCCTGCTACTGCAACCTCTACGTGACCGAGGCCTGGAACCGGGGCGAGGAGGCCCAGGAGTACGTGCCCGAGCGGCGCCCGGCCGACAAGATGCCCTATTAA
- a CDS encoding IS256 family transposase, translated as MDMTPSSQVMESPAIPGRFIGPGAPGLSPATIGRLKDVWKQELRAWQGRDLFRKRYVYFWADGVYFNVRLEEDKQCILVIIGADESGRKELVGLLDGYRESEQSWRELLLDLKRRGLVIPPKLAVGDGALGFWKALPQVYPHVRRQRCWVHKTANVLNKLPKGVQQRAKAHLHEIWMAETRADAEGAFDFFLDAYGSKYPKATGCLDKDRDDLLAFYDFPAEHWKHIRTSNPIESTFATVRQRTYRTKNCCSRQTMLTMVFRLCLSAQKKWRRLDGSKRMAEVIQGIRSVDGVREERKAA; from the coding sequence TTGGACATGACTCCATCCTCTCAAGTAATGGAGTCTCCGGCAATCCCGGGACGATTCATAGGACCGGGTGCCCCCGGCCTGTCACCCGCGACCATCGGGCGTCTCAAGGATGTATGGAAACAAGAGCTTCGGGCCTGGCAGGGGCGGGACCTTTTCAGGAAGCGCTATGTGTACTTCTGGGCTGATGGGGTTTATTTCAACGTGCGCCTGGAAGAGGACAAGCAGTGCATCCTTGTGATCATCGGGGCCGATGAGAGCGGCAGGAAAGAGCTGGTGGGCCTTTTGGACGGCTACCGGGAAAGCGAACAATCCTGGCGTGAGCTTTTGCTGGACCTCAAGCGACGAGGGCTGGTAATTCCTCCCAAGCTGGCGGTGGGAGACGGTGCCCTTGGATTCTGGAAGGCGCTGCCCCAGGTTTATCCCCATGTCCGCCGCCAACGCTGCTGGGTGCACAAGACGGCTAACGTGCTCAACAAGCTGCCCAAGGGTGTGCAGCAAAGGGCCAAGGCGCATCTGCATGAAATCTGGATGGCTGAAACCAGGGCCGATGCCGAGGGGGCCTTTGACTTTTTCCTGGATGCCTACGGCAGCAAGTACCCCAAGGCCACCGGCTGCCTGGACAAGGATCGGGATGATCTTTTGGCTTTTTATGATTTCCCGGCTGAGCACTGGAAGCACATCCGGACCAGCAACCCCATTGAATCGACTTTTGCCACGGTGCGTCAGCGGACCTACAGGACCAAGAACTGCTGCTCCCGGCAAACCATGTTGACCATGGTTTTCAGGCTATGCCTGAGCGCCCAGAAAAAATGGCGCCGCCTGGATGGGTCCAAGCGGATGGCCGAGGTAATCCAGGGAATCAGGTCTGTGGATGGAGTCAGGGAAGAACGGAAGGCCGCATAA
- a CDS encoding sugar phosphate isomerase/epimerase produces the protein MPIEYARHERRDFGKMLSDAGLGAILGWSLQPEHDLISRDPKRRIAGRDWLLRLIDYASELGATTIAGVNYAGVGCPESQMVSSMMWEEIVALYQKFADHAAEASIALCFEPTNQEENALINTIGQGLDFKKAVGRDNVGLLLDTYHLNKTEMDLVEAIEKSAGHLVHFHASEHHRGLLGSGNIPWTAVRKTLMQAGYSGIIVPEIFLHPSADEALSWETAEQAFSFLRSTFNAA, from the coding sequence GTGCCCATTGAATACGCACGGCATGAGAGGAGAGATTTCGGCAAGATGCTATCAGATGCCGGACTAGGTGCGATACTAGGCTGGTCGTTACAGCCCGAGCATGATTTGATAAGTAGAGACCCGAAAAGGCGCATCGCAGGTCGCGATTGGTTGTTACGTCTCATAGACTATGCGTCGGAATTGGGTGCCACGACCATAGCCGGAGTCAATTATGCGGGCGTCGGCTGTCCAGAGAGCCAAATGGTGTCAAGCATGATGTGGGAAGAGATTGTTGCCCTTTACCAGAAATTTGCCGATCATGCTGCCGAGGCAAGCATCGCGCTCTGCTTTGAGCCGACGAACCAGGAAGAGAACGCACTAATAAATACTATCGGACAGGGTTTGGATTTCAAGAAAGCAGTTGGGCGCGACAATGTCGGGCTTCTCCTAGACACGTATCATTTGAATAAGACTGAGATGGATTTGGTTGAAGCGATAGAGAAATCGGCTGGACATCTTGTGCATTTCCACGCCTCCGAGCACCATAGAGGCTTATTGGGAAGTGGCAACATCCCTTGGACGGCAGTCCGCAAGACTCTGATGCAGGCTGGATATAGTGGCATTATTGTTCCTGAGATTTTTTTACATCCTTCTGCGGATGAAGCTCTTTCATGGGAAACTGCCGAGCAGGCGTTTTCATTCCTAAGAAGTACTTTCAATGCCGCATAG
- the amrB gene encoding AmmeMemoRadiSam system protein B: protein MSRAPAVAGRFYPGHPDELRAMISGYLEPDAAPQKALVAVCPHAGYVFSGAVAGQVLSRVAIPKRVMVLGPNHQGLGQRAALMSRGSWQTPLGEVPLDAELGAALKAASPLVAEDDLAHRYEHSLEVQVPFLQMLRPEFLLTPLCLSMLSYEQCAKLGRAIATAIKEVGEPVLLVASTDMTHYESEASAASKDKLALKHILAMDPEGLYHTVTGKNITMCGVLPTTVALVAALELGASAAELVDYTNSGKVTGDFDEVVAYAGLIIK from the coding sequence ATGTCCCGCGCTCCCGCCGTGGCCGGCCGTTTTTATCCCGGCCACCCCGACGAACTCAGGGCCATGATCTCGGGCTATCTGGAGCCAGACGCCGCGCCGCAGAAGGCGCTGGTCGCGGTGTGCCCTCACGCGGGCTATGTCTTCTCCGGGGCGGTGGCCGGCCAGGTGCTCAGCCGGGTGGCCATTCCCAAGCGGGTCATGGTCCTGGGGCCCAATCACCAGGGCCTGGGCCAGCGCGCGGCGCTGATGAGCCGGGGCTCCTGGCAGACCCCCCTGGGCGAGGTGCCCCTGGATGCTGAGCTGGGCGCGGCGCTCAAGGCGGCCAGCCCCCTGGTGGCCGAGGACGACCTGGCCCACCGCTACGAGCACTCTTTGGAGGTGCAGGTTCCTTTCCTGCAGATGCTGCGCCCGGAGTTCCTGCTCACCCCCTTGTGCTTGTCCATGCTCTCCTATGAGCAGTGCGCCAAGCTGGGGCGGGCCATCGCCACGGCGATCAAAGAGGTCGGCGAACCGGTGCTTTTGGTGGCCAGCACGGACATGACCCACTACGAAAGCGAGGCCTCGGCCGCCAGCAAGGACAAGCTGGCCCTAAAGCACATCCTGGCCATGGACCCCGAGGGCCTGTACCATACCGTGACCGGCAAGAACATAACCATGTGCGGGGTGCTGCCCACCACCGTGGCCCTGGTGGCGGCCCTGGAATTGGGCGCGTCCGCGGCCGAGCTGGTGGACTACACCAACAGCGGCAAGGTTACCGGCGATTTCGACGAAGTGGTGGCCTACGCCGGCCTGATAATAAAGTAA
- a CDS encoding DUF2238 domain-containing protein, giving the protein MDRSDKLNLFYLISFLILLAWSGWKPYDRFTWFLEVLPALMGLAALGLTYRRFRFTDLLYLLMWLHALILLLGGHYTYARVPLGDWVSQAFDLGRNNYDKLGHFAQGFVPAMVAREVFIRNGVVARRGWLGLLVVSLCLAVSAFYELIEWWVAVLTGSGAEDFLGTQGYVWDTQSDMALCLLGAIVALLCLSRLHNRQLARLPEEKKP; this is encoded by the coding sequence ATGGACCGCAGCGACAAGCTCAACCTCTTCTATCTGATCAGCTTCCTCATCCTGCTGGCCTGGTCCGGCTGGAAACCCTACGACCGCTTCACCTGGTTCCTGGAGGTGCTGCCCGCCCTCATGGGCCTGGCCGCCCTGGGGCTCACCTACCGCCGCTTCCGCTTCACGGACCTGCTCTACCTGCTCATGTGGCTGCACGCCCTGATCCTCTTGCTGGGCGGCCACTACACCTACGCCCGGGTGCCCCTGGGCGACTGGGTGAGCCAGGCCTTTGACCTGGGGCGCAACAACTACGACAAGCTGGGCCACTTCGCCCAGGGCTTCGTGCCGGCCATGGTGGCCCGCGAGGTGTTCATCCGCAACGGGGTGGTGGCCCGGCGGGGCTGGCTGGGGCTCTTGGTGGTCAGCCTGTGCCTGGCGGTCAGCGCCTTTTACGAGCTTATCGAGTGGTGGGTGGCGGTGCTCACCGGCAGCGGGGCCGAGGACTTTTTGGGCACCCAGGGCTACGTGTGGGACACCCAGAGCGACATGGCCCTGTGCCTGCTGGGGGCCATCGTGGCGCTGCTTTGCCTGAGCCGCCTGCACAACCGCCAGCTCGCCCGCCTGCCAGAGGAGAAAAAGCCATGA
- a CDS encoding integrase core domain-containing protein has translation MPERPEKMAPPGWVQADGRGNPGNQVCGWSQGRTEGRISRNTTFDISSRLWALTVIDNFTRESPAVKVGQGITGQRVVQVLERVSEMSGLPDRIFLDNGPELVSKAQDLRAYENGITQDFSRPGKPRDNTLIESFNGHFSDECLNVNWFLSLEDAKTEIETWRRDYNDSRPHTSLGERTPREFARCHLPNTPSGGCPNGPNPPLLPGSNSGLPPKTWKSTIPLGLETGITSKEENPNLSPGAKFER, from the coding sequence ATGCCTGAGCGCCCAGAAAAAATGGCGCCGCCTGGATGGGTCCAAGCGGATGGCCGAGGTAATCCAGGGAATCAGGTCTGTGGATGGAGTCAGGGAAGAACGGAAGGCCGCATAAGCCGAAACACAACTTTTGACATTAGCTCCCGCCTGTGGGCCTTGACCGTGATCGATAATTTCACCCGGGAGAGCCCGGCCGTCAAAGTGGGCCAGGGCATTACCGGCCAGCGAGTAGTCCAGGTGCTGGAGCGGGTTTCTGAAATGAGTGGACTGCCTGACAGGATATTCCTGGACAACGGCCCAGAATTAGTCAGTAAAGCTCAGGATCTGCGGGCTTATGAAAATGGTATAACCCAGGACTTCTCCCGGCCTGGCAAGCCCAGGGACAACACACTGATCGAAAGCTTCAACGGCCATTTTAGCGATGAATGCCTCAATGTGAATTGGTTCTTGTCTTTGGAAGATGCCAAAACTGAGATCGAAACTTGGAGGCGGGACTATAATGATAGCCGACCTCACACCTCCCTGGGAGAACGGACGCCTCGGGAATTTGCTCGATGCCACCTGCCCAATACCCCATCCGGAGGGTGTCCAAATGGGCCAAATCCTCCCCTATTGCCCGGATCTAATTCGGGGTTACCTCCAAAAACCTGGAAATCTACCATCCCACTTGGACTCGAAACGGGTATTACCTCAAAGGAAGAAAATCCCAATCTGTCCCCTGGTGCGAAATTTGAAAGATAA
- a CDS encoding glutaredoxin family protein, with the protein MTPPVKLYALSTCSHCRNTRKFLDDNNVAYDVVEVDLCPLDEREKMIDEVKKYNPACSFPTLIVGDKVIVGYREQEIKEALGL; encoded by the coding sequence ATGACTCCGCCGGTGAAACTCTACGCGCTGAGCACTTGCAGCCACTGCCGCAACACCCGCAAATTCTTGGATGATAACAACGTGGCCTACGACGTGGTGGAGGTGGATCTCTGCCCCCTGGACGAGCGCGAGAAGATGATCGACGAGGTGAAGAAATACAACCCCGCCTGCTCCTTCCCCACCCTGATCGTCGGCGACAAGGTCATCGTGGGCTACCGCGAGCAGGAGATCAAGGAGGCGCTCGGCCTATGA
- a CDS encoding methyltransferase has product MGPGGGGGAETTQSRLGRHSFEQPAKGYRFSMDSVLLAAFAGRREGLVADLGAGCGVLCVLLAARGLAGPFFAVELDPLAAACAARNLARAGVPGRVLTHDLASPHPELGGGSFSLVISNPPFGKPGEGRIPPDPSRARARHRLALDEDALWATASRLLRAQGRLALCWPPSRLPRALAGLAAHRLAPRRLRLVHGRAELPAKIALIEAVKDGGEELSVEPPLIIYADAGQEYGPEVAAIYEELCGL; this is encoded by the coding sequence ATGGGCCCGGGCGGAGGGGGCGGGGCCGAAACCACCCAAAGCCGCCTGGGCCGCCATAGCTTTGAGCAGCCCGCCAAGGGCTACCGCTTTTCCATGGACAGTGTGCTGCTGGCCGCCTTTGCCGGCCGGCGGGAGGGCCTCGTGGCCGACCTGGGGGCCGGCTGCGGGGTGCTCTGCGTGCTTTTGGCCGCGCGGGGCCTGGCCGGGCCTTTCTTCGCCGTGGAGCTGGACCCCCTGGCCGCGGCCTGCGCCGCGCGCAACCTGGCCCGCGCCGGGGTGCCGGGCCGAGTGCTCACCCACGACCTGGCCTCGCCCCACCCGGAGCTGGGGGGCGGCTCCTTCTCCCTGGTCATCAGCAACCCGCCTTTTGGCAAGCCCGGCGAGGGGCGCATCCCGCCCGACCCGTCCCGCGCCCGGGCGCGCCACCGCCTGGCCCTGGACGAGGACGCCCTGTGGGCCACGGCCTCCCGCCTGCTGAGGGCCCAGGGCCGCCTGGCCCTGTGCTGGCCGCCCTCGCGCCTGCCCCGCGCCCTGGCCGGGCTGGCCGCGCATCGTCTGGCCCCCCGCCGCCTGCGCCTGGTGCACGGCCGGGCGGAGCTACCCGCCAAGATCGCCCTGATCGAAGCGGTCAAGGACGGCGGCGAGGAGCTATCGGTCGAACCTCCCCTGATCATCTACGCGGATGCGGGCCAGGAATACGGCCCCGAGGTCGCGGCTATTTACGAGGAGCTTTGCGGGCTCTGA
- the gltX gene encoding glutamate--tRNA ligase — protein sequence MNQPTDNTPRVRTRFPPSPTGALHLGGARTALFNWLFARHFGGDFVLRLEDTDRQRSKQEHTDSIMAAMDWLGLDFDEGPFYQTKRLERYREAIDQLLEQGRAYWCHCSPEELTKKREAAMKAGGKPMYDGACREKNLGPAEGAVVRFKGPRTGSTTFNDLVKGPITFDHKELDDLIILRSDGWPTYHLAVVVDDIDMQISHVIRGDDHVNNTPRQILLYQALDAPLPLFAHVPMILGPDKTKLSKRHGATAVVDYQKMGYLPEAMINALARLGWSHGDQEKFTREELVEFFGLDAVGRSAAVFDTGRLLHLNQTYIQEADPARLAELLPPFLAERGITEYDHALLLACLPELTPRAKTLVELADWAEPFLVAEPVMDPKAAKKFLKPETAPVLERVVGLVEERGVEPETLEAGVRELSEELGLKLGGIAQPVRVALMGRTFSPGIFEVMALLGSDRVMGRLKRALAIARG from the coding sequence ATGAACCAGCCCACTGACAACACCCCCCGGGTGCGCACCCGCTTTCCGCCTTCCCCCACCGGGGCCCTGCATCTGGGCGGCGCTAGAACTGCTCTTTTTAACTGGCTTTTCGCCCGTCACTTCGGCGGGGACTTCGTCCTGCGCCTGGAGGACACCGACCGCCAGCGCTCCAAGCAGGAGCACACCGACTCCATCATGGCGGCCATGGACTGGCTGGGGCTCGACTTTGACGAGGGCCCCTTCTACCAGACCAAGCGCCTGGAGCGCTACCGCGAGGCCATCGACCAATTGCTCGAACAAGGCCGCGCCTACTGGTGTCACTGCTCCCCCGAGGAGCTGACCAAAAAGCGCGAGGCGGCCATGAAGGCCGGCGGCAAGCCCATGTACGACGGCGCCTGCCGCGAGAAGAACCTGGGCCCGGCCGAGGGCGCTGTGGTGCGCTTCAAGGGCCCCCGCACCGGCAGCACCACCTTCAACGACCTGGTCAAGGGCCCCATCACCTTTGATCACAAGGAGTTGGACGACCTGATCATCCTGCGCTCCGACGGCTGGCCCACCTATCACCTGGCCGTGGTGGTGGACGACATTGACATGCAAATCAGCCACGTGATCCGGGGCGACGACCACGTGAACAACACCCCGCGCCAGATCCTGCTCTACCAGGCCCTGGACGCGCCGCTGCCACTTTTTGCCCACGTGCCCATGATCCTGGGGCCGGACAAGACCAAGCTCTCCAAGCGCCACGGGGCCACCGCGGTGGTGGACTATCAGAAGATGGGCTATCTGCCCGAGGCCATGATCAACGCCCTGGCCCGTTTGGGCTGGTCCCACGGCGATCAGGAGAAGTTCACCCGCGAGGAGCTGGTCGAGTTCTTCGGCCTGGACGCGGTGGGGCGCAGCGCGGCGGTGTTCGACACCGGCCGCCTGCTGCACCTGAACCAGACCTACATCCAGGAGGCCGACCCGGCCCGTTTGGCCGAGCTTCTGCCTCCTTTCCTGGCCGAGCGCGGCATCACCGAATACGACCACGCCCTGCTCCTGGCCTGCCTGCCCGAGCTGACTCCCCGGGCCAAGACCCTGGTGGAGCTGGCCGACTGGGCCGAGCCTTTCCTGGTGGCCGAGCCGGTAATGGACCCCAAGGCGGCAAAGAAGTTTCTCAAGCCCGAGACCGCCCCGGTTTTGGAGCGGGTCGTCGGCCTGGTGGAAGAGCGCGGGGTGGAGCCCGAGACCCTGGAGGCCGGGGTGCGCGAGCTCAGCGAGGAGCTGGGCCTCAAGCTCGGCGGCATCGCCCAGCCGGTGCGCGTGGCCCTCATGGGGCGCACCTTCAGCCCCGGCATTTTCGAGGTTATGGCCCTGCTGGGCAGCGACCGGGTTATGGGCAGGCTAAAGAGGGCCTTGGCTATAGCCAGGGGATGA
- a CDS encoding cysteine hydrolase, with protein sequence MLADFARPGAALFVPGAPEIVPAIRDELEAARQAGDLVIYVCDAHEPDDKEFERFPSHAVAGSPGAEIIEELAPMPGEVVVTKTRYSPFFGTGLGEILADAGIRRATVVGVCTHICVMETVCGLANRDLEVRVPAAAVADFDPGQASAALKRMQSLFGAEIC encoded by the coding sequence ATGCTGGCCGATTTCGCGCGCCCCGGCGCGGCCCTGTTCGTGCCGGGCGCTCCGGAGATCGTGCCCGCCATCCGGGACGAGCTGGAGGCCGCCCGCCAGGCCGGCGATTTGGTCATCTACGTGTGCGACGCCCACGAGCCCGACGACAAGGAGTTCGAGCGCTTCCCGTCCCACGCCGTGGCCGGCAGCCCCGGGGCGGAGATAATCGAGGAGCTGGCCCCGATGCCCGGCGAAGTGGTGGTGACCAAAACCCGCTACAGCCCCTTTTTCGGCACCGGGCTGGGGGAGATACTGGCCGACGCGGGCATAAGGCGGGCCACGGTGGTGGGGGTGTGCACCCACATCTGCGTGATGGAGACGGTGTGCGGCCTGGCCAACCGCGACCTGGAGGTGCGGGTGCCCGCCGCGGCGGTGGCCGACTTCGACCCCGGCCAGGCCTCGGCGGCGCTAAAGCGCATGCAAAGCCTGTTCGGCGCGGAAATTTGCTGA
- a CDS encoding site-specific integrase: MATKVTKNGKTRWFARVQKGGNIRTKLCKTRTEALAWEAEQKAADWSKTGMGCLTVHEWATRYLDYAKQRFTPKTYAEKRMTFKRLLKVVEPTGLARNLTPVQVLDHLKVQAQKRSGYAANKDRKNLTAAWNWGVKYLGLPLPNPAAMVEKFPEQRRPRYVPPEEDFWKVFDLAEGQDQVILAVALYTAARRGEIYRLEWEDVDWGNDRIRLSTRKRQDGSLEYDWLPMAEGLRAHLRWWWEHRTFKESPWVFVSENEMAAHAELLAQPFTTRRTFMPNLCKKAGVKAFGFHAIRHLAASILYKQGCPVSQIQVILRHQSPTTTTEYLRTLGLEEVRDAIDSLGRSRAEVIDLRARSKSKKRA, encoded by the coding sequence ATGGCAACAAAGGTGACCAAGAACGGCAAGACTCGATGGTTTGCAAGAGTACAGAAGGGAGGCAACATCAGGACCAAGCTATGCAAGACCAGGACGGAGGCCTTAGCCTGGGAGGCCGAGCAAAAGGCCGCCGACTGGAGCAAGACCGGCATGGGCTGTTTGACGGTGCATGAGTGGGCCACCAGGTACCTGGACTACGCCAAGCAAAGGTTCACCCCCAAGACCTATGCAGAAAAGCGCATGACCTTCAAGCGATTGCTCAAGGTGGTGGAGCCTACTGGGCTAGCTAGGAACCTTACGCCTGTGCAGGTGCTGGATCACCTCAAGGTTCAGGCCCAAAAGCGTTCCGGGTACGCGGCGAACAAAGACCGCAAGAACCTCACTGCCGCCTGGAACTGGGGGGTGAAATACCTGGGCCTGCCCCTGCCCAATCCGGCCGCCATGGTAGAGAAATTCCCCGAGCAGCGTAGGCCACGCTATGTGCCACCAGAGGAGGACTTTTGGAAAGTCTTCGACTTGGCTGAGGGGCAGGACCAGGTGATCCTTGCTGTGGCGCTCTACACGGCCGCCAGGCGCGGTGAAATATACCGCCTCGAGTGGGAGGATGTGGACTGGGGCAACGACAGAATCCGGCTGAGCACGCGCAAACGGCAAGACGGGTCCCTGGAGTACGATTGGCTCCCCATGGCCGAAGGCCTTCGCGCCCACCTGAGATGGTGGTGGGAGCACCGGACCTTCAAGGAGTCGCCTTGGGTATTCGTGAGCGAGAACGAGATGGCCGCGCACGCTGAGCTGCTGGCGCAGCCCTTCACCACCAGGCGCACCTTCATGCCCAACCTGTGCAAGAAAGCCGGCGTCAAGGCCTTTGGCTTTCATGCCATACGGCACTTGGCCGCGAGCATTTTGTACAAGCAGGGGTGCCCGGTGAGCCAAATCCAGGTAATCCTGCGCCACCAGAGCCCCACTACCACCACAGAATATTTGAGGACACTCGGGCTGGAGGAGGTGCGGGACGCTATTGACAGCCTCGGACGCAGCCGGGCCGAGGTAATTGACCTCAGGGCCAGGTCGAAATCAAAAAAACGGGCATGA
- a CDS encoding glycosyltransferase: MKIEFCYSGIYNDHYAYPRSLVDSPPLEWSYRETDIDFNLEIGRPWANFSSLPNEWIHASSLFPGGTNFWVFDIDHIEYIFEQIRSYRHLRHQEIERPLAERLIIRSLSSPYLMGVIAWSISAKQSIEGLFAKYGLRGIEDICVAYPSVIPPIEVASTQELSFIGSLQSNLSPNCIVLLAIDSQPGVCEIEGRKNINSAVQCHNILSGQGIDAHLVLVSNKYDNYSFSEKIHFLPRLSRSALWNVYSLADIFLFLTRADATGFALLEAMYHGLCCIAADAPSSPFVSEVIEDGVTGFKVKFKNPAAYPQFSRGIDLFTINKILVRLVMNPETRKNIGNAAKSQFKFNKKFSVDVRNLLMKKHIYRRYESFLKTHPTE, from the coding sequence ATGAAAATTGAGTTCTGTTATTCAGGTATATATAATGACCACTATGCATACCCAAGAAGTCTAGTAGATTCACCGCCACTTGAGTGGTCTTACAGAGAAACAGATATCGATTTCAATTTAGAAATTGGTAGGCCATGGGCTAACTTTTCTTCTTTACCCAATGAGTGGATACATGCTTCTAGCCTTTTTCCAGGCGGCACGAATTTTTGGGTGTTTGACATTGATCATATTGAATATATATTTGAGCAAATCAGAAGTTACAGGCACTTACGGCATCAGGAGATTGAAAGGCCTTTGGCAGAACGTTTAATAATTAGGTCATTGTCGTCGCCGTACCTGATGGGTGTGATTGCATGGTCTATATCAGCCAAACAATCGATAGAAGGTTTATTTGCTAAATATGGTTTGCGTGGTATCGAAGATATATGTGTGGCTTATCCTAGCGTGATTCCGCCCATTGAAGTAGCCTCTACACAAGAGCTTTCTTTTATTGGTTCCTTACAGTCAAACTTAAGTCCTAATTGTATAGTTCTTCTTGCAATAGATTCACAACCTGGTGTTTGCGAAATAGAAGGCAGAAAAAATATTAATAGTGCTGTCCAATGTCATAATATTCTGTCTGGGCAAGGTATAGATGCACATCTTGTATTGGTTAGTAATAAATATGATAATTACAGTTTTTCTGAGAAAATTCATTTTTTACCAAGGCTTTCGAGATCAGCACTGTGGAATGTTTATAGCCTCGCGGATATTTTTCTTTTTTTAACTAGGGCAGACGCAACGGGATTTGCTCTTCTCGAAGCTATGTATCATGGATTATGTTGTATTGCTGCCGATGCACCGAGTTCACCCTTTGTATCTGAAGTAATTGAAGATGGTGTCACAGGTTTCAAAGTTAAGTTCAAAAATCCTGCAGCGTACCCACAATTTAGCCGGGGCATAGATTTATTTACAATTAATAAAATCCTTGTTCGTCTTGTCATGAACCCAGAAACTAGGAAAAATATTGGTAATGCAGCCAAGAGCCAATTCAAATTTAATAAAAAGTTTTCTGTTGATGTTCGTAATTTACTAATGAAGAAACATATTTATCGCCGATATGAATCGTTTTTAAAAACCCACCCAACAGAATAA